A window of the Gossypium hirsutum isolate 1008001.06 chromosome A05, Gossypium_hirsutum_v2.1, whole genome shotgun sequence genome harbors these coding sequences:
- the LOC121228970 gene encoding uncharacterized protein, whose translation MALYEELYGHKCRTTLCWTELGELRVLGPKLVSETKDKVRLIRDHLKTASDRQKSYADLKRREIKYFVGSSVFLKVSPWKKVLRCYSSDPTHIFLVEEVEVRPDFTFEEELVQILDCDVKVLRRKSIPLVKVLWRNIELRRPRGSLRMQ comes from the exons ATGGCACTTTACGAGGAACTATATGGGCATAAGTGTCGTACTACCTtatgttggaccgagttgggcgAGTTACGTGTTCTGGGTCCTAAATTGGTTTCTGAGACAaaggataaggttagattgattcgaGATCATTTGAAAACGGCTTCTGACaggcagaagtcttatgcagacttaAAGAGACGTGAGATTAAGTATTTTGTGGGAAGCTCTGTATTTCTTAAGgtttcgccatggaagaaggttttaAG GTGCTACAGCTCTGATCCCACTCACATTTTTCTTGTTGAGGAGGTTGAGGTTAGGCCGGACTTtacctttgaggaggagctggTTCAGATTTTGGATTGTGATGTAAAGGTTTTGAGGAGGAAGTCTATCCCTTTGGTGAAGGTTCTATGGCGTAATATAGaactgaggaggccacgtgggagcttgAGGATGCAATGA